From a single Populus trichocarpa isolate Nisqually-1 chromosome 17, P.trichocarpa_v4.1, whole genome shotgun sequence genomic region:
- the LOC18106633 gene encoding glucan endo-1,3-beta-glucosidase 2, whose amino-acid sequence MFWKMESLFVLTLLVLVAEVSFVAADDEAFIGVNIGTDLSDMPHPTQVVALLKAQQIWHVRLYDADRGMLVALANTGIQVMVSVPNDQLLGIGQSNSTAANWVSHNIVAHYPATNITAICVGSEVFTTIPNAAPVLVNAMKYIQSALVASNLDRQIKVSTPLSSSIILDSFPPSQAFFNRSWNPVLIPMLNFLQSTGSHLMLNIYPYYDYMQSNGVIPLDYALMKPLAPTKEAVDANTLVHYSNVFDAMVDAAYFAMNFLNFTNIPVMVTESGWPSKGDTNEPDATLDNANTYNSNLIRHVLNKTGTPNHPGIAVSTYIYELYNEDLKPGPVSEKNWGLFNANGEPIYILHLTGAGLVLANDTTNQTYCTAKEGADPKMLQAALDWACGPGKVNCSAILQGEPCYEPDNVIAHATYAFNSYYSRMGKAPGTCDFNGVAAITTTNPSHGTCLFPGSTGKINGFGNITAPSMNSTSSAPPAQNLYNLGSMSFLLLRVLICSIVFL is encoded by the exons ATGTTCTGGAAGATGGAGTCTCTGTTTGTTCTTACACTTCTGGTCTTAGTAGCGGAAGTTTCTTTTGTTGCTGCTGATGATG AAGCATTCATTGGTGTTAACATAGGAACAGACCTTTCTGACATGCCTCACCCAACTCAAGTAGTAGCCCTCCTCAAGGCTCAGCAAATCTGGCATGTCCGGCTCTATGATGCTGACCGTGGCATGCTAGTTGCACTTGCAAATACAGGCATTCAGGTCATGGTCTCTGTTCCCAATGACCAGCTTCTAGGAATTGGTCAGTCGAATTCAACTGCTGCTAATTGGGTTTCGCATAATATTGTAGCTCATTACCCAGCTACAAACATCACAGCCATTTGTGTAGGTTCTGAGGTTTTCACCACCATACCCAATGCAGCGCCAGTCCTTGTCAATGCCATGAAGTACATTCAATCAGCCCTTGTTGCATCCAATCTAGATCGCCAAATCAAAGTTTCAACACCCCTTTCTTCATCTATTATCCTCGATTCCTTCCCACCATCCCAAGCCTTCTTTAACCGCTCATGGAATCCTGTTTTGATTCCCATGCTCAATTTCTTGCAGTCTACAGGGTCACACTTGATGCTCAATATATACCCTTACTATGACTATATGCAATCAAATGGTGTGATTCCATTAGATTATGCACTCATGAAGCCTCTTGCTCCAACCAAGGAAGCTGTTGATGCTAACACACTTGTTCACTATTCTAATGTCTTTGATGCCATGGTTGATGCTGCATACTTCGCCATGAATTTTCTGAACTTCACTAACATCCCTGTCATGGTAACTGAATCTGGCTGGCCATCTAAAGGTGATACTAATGAGCCGGATGCAACTCTAGATAATGCCAACACTTACAACAGTAATTTGATTAGGCATGTGCTGAACAAAACTGGAACCCCCAATCACCCTGGAATTGCTGTTAGTACATACATTTATGAGCTGTATAATGAAGATTTGAAACCCGGGCCAGTCTCAGAGAAGAACTGGGGATTGTTTAACGCAAATGGGGAGCCTATTTACATATTGCATCTGACTGGGGCTGGCTTAGTGCTAGCTAATGACACTACGAACCAAACTTACTGCACTGCAAAGGAAGGCGCTGATCCAAAGATGCTGCAAGCTGCTTTGGATTGGGCTTGTGGACCTGGCAAGGTTAATTGCAGTGCTATATTGCAGGGTGAGCCATGTTACGAACCAGACAATGTGATTGCACATGCAACTTACGCATTTAACAGTTACTATAGTCGGATGGGGAAGGCTCCTGGGACATGTGACTTCAATGGCGTGGCTGCTATCACCACTACAAACCCGA GTCATGGTACCTGTTTATTCCCAGGAAG CACCGGCAAGATAAACGGTTTTGGAAACATTACAGCCCCATCAATGAATTCCACGAGCTCAGCTCCTCCTGCCCAAAATCTGTATAACCTCGGTTCTATGAGCTTCTTGCTTCTCAGAGTTCTCATCTGTAGCATAGTTTTCTTGTAA